The Candidatus Zixiibacteriota bacterium region ATCGAAGGATCGTTCAGGTTGGCCAGAACCTCCCCTCCGAAGGTAGCCAACGGCGTGATCTGCCAGACTGCGCCGGGAACAAGATAGTGCCGACCCATCAGGTAGACACCACCGGCGGTGTAGGCCGTGGCGGTGGTGTTGTCTTGGAAGTTTTCAGCCTGCCCGCCCGGGCCATTGTAGTGGTATTCGACAAATCCGTACAATGTTGCAGCCAGGCTATAGTCCATCCCAATCGTAGCTCGTAAGTAATTCTGATAATCCGGCCGCCGCTGGTTGGCAAGCACATTGTCCAGCACGTACCCACCTTCCACCCAAACGCCGGCGCCGCCGACCGAGCGGGCAAGATCAACACCCAACAGCAAGTTTTCGCGAAAGCCGACCACCAACACCGTTGCATCGGTGCGAGCCAGATACTGTTTGACCCGCACGAAGAACGCGCTCTGTTCAAACCTGAAGTCCTCACCAAAGAGATACCCGGCATCGATTTCCGCCATGAAGCCGACAGGTATGCGCAGCCGCACGCCGTCGACGCCCGCACGATCTTCGGTGTCCAGTTCGGTGTAGCCAAACGGCGCCACCACATCGGTTGGATTGATCGTCCGCGACGATCCCCAGGCCACAGCCTGTCGGCCCAGGAAAAGATCAAAACGACCGGCGTTGATTGTGAGCTCAACTCGGTCCAGGTTGTGATGAATGGAAAAACTCGCGGTGGAATCGTCCGGGTTGGGATAGAGCGGTTGGTCGAAGTCGAAGGCACGGTAGCTGCTACTGGGAGAGTCGTTGAGAAAGAGGTTCGCCTGCCTAAGCAACTCATCCTCAATCCGAGGTGCGAAATCGTACGCAACATTGAAGGACCCATGATCGCCCAAGGTCAACCGACTTTGGAGACGCATGCGTGAAATGAACCGCCCCAGGGCCGGTGGGTCCTCAACCAAACCACTAAGTGAGTGACTGGGCAGGTCATACACCGAGCCGAATTTCTTGAAGTAGCCACCGAAATCAAAGGCCCCACTTTGACCTGAGGTCAGCAGCCCAACGATGACCCAGACGGTTACTCGACAAGTTCGTAATAAGCTCACGGTCGATCTCACTTTTTGCATTGTCCGGTCGCCACGGCAGACACTCATGCCCTGACCTCGTCCCGGTCTATACGTCCATCTTTGAGCACGATCAAACGGCGGGCGCGTTCCATAATCATATTGTCGTGGGTGGAGAAAACAAACGTCGTACCGCTTTCTTCGTTCAGCTTTCGCATCATGTCGATCAACTCAAGGGCCGTTTTGGAATCGAGGTTGGCCGTCGGCTCATCGGCCAATACCAGAGCAGGCCTCGAAACGATGGCCCGGGCAACTGCTACCCGCTGCTGCTGACCACCCGACAAACGCGACGGCAGCCGGTCGGACATGCCACTTAGTCCCAGTTGCGAGAGGACATTTTCGACTCGACGGCTGCGTTCGAACTGATCGATCGATTGCAGCAGCATGATGTACTCGATGTTTTCCTGTACCGTCAGCACCGGAATGAGGTTGTACGCCTGGAAGATGAAGCCGATCTTGTCGCGCCTGTAATCCGACAGTTCTCGCCCGGACATCTCAGACAGCAGCTTTCCATCAAGCCGGACACTCCCCTCGGTGGCACTGTCGAGTCCTGAGATAATGTTCAGAAACGTGGTCTTACCCGAACCGGACGGCCCCACGATGGCCGTGAACTCACCTTTCTCAATAGTTAGATCGATCCCGTGCAGAGCCATCACCGGAACGCCGTTGTCCGAGTACTCTTTGGTAACTGCCTTGGTTTCTATTACCGTTTTGTTTTCGTCGGTAGTCATTGTGTGCCTCTCTAAAAACTCCGCCGCATCGCCCTGGCCGCGTTCATTCGGGCCGCGTACCAGGCCGGGTAGATTCCAATAATGATGGTAAAGA contains the following coding sequences:
- a CDS encoding ABC transporter ATP-binding protein; amino-acid sequence: MTTDENKTVIETKAVTKEYSDNGVPVMALHGIDLTIEKGEFTAIVGPSGSGKTTFLNIISGLDSATEGSVRLDGKLLSEMSGRELSDYRRDKIGFIFQAYNLIPVLTVQENIEYIMLLQSIDQFERSRRVENVLSQLGLSGMSDRLPSRLSGGQQQRVAVARAIVSRPALVLADEPTANLDSKTALELIDMMRKLNEESGTTFVFSTHDNMIMERARRLIVLKDGRIDRDEVRA